One genomic region from Spirosoma sp. KCTC 42546 encodes:
- a CDS encoding Gfo/Idh/MocA family protein → MKKDSGYGRPSTSRRQFLQQIGATSLVAASSPLSSLAAQAKAEERILHYEKPVSSNDTIRLGVIGYGVQGHFDLATALKVPGVELAGICDLYTGRLENAKEKFGNELYTTRNYKELLDRKDIDAVIIATHDVWHARITLDALAKGKHVYCEKPMVYKISQGYPVIAAAKQAGKVLQVGSQRVSSLGYAKAKELLAAGEIGKLNMVNAVYDRQSSIGAWEYTIPKDADAMTTDWERFIGVTAKMPFDAKKFFWWRAFKEVGTGVAGDLFIHLLSGSHFITNSKGPKSIYSTGQFSYWKDGRNLPDVMSGVMQYPDSPEHAAFQLTLQVNFISGTGGQEVIRLVGSEGVIDVVGNNISVKHSLMPEAPGFGGYDSLFTFSKRMQDDMQKEYDAKWTADQRKRPTKEDIVFKAPDGYSDHLDHFTNFFDAIRMGKPVVEDATFGFRAAAPALSCNASFLSKKIVHWDPVTMKLVQ, encoded by the coding sequence ATGAAAAAAGATAGCGGCTACGGCCGGCCCTCAACCTCAAGAAGGCAATTTTTGCAGCAAATTGGTGCGACCAGCCTGGTGGCGGCATCCTCGCCTTTGTCGTCACTGGCTGCTCAGGCAAAAGCTGAAGAACGCATCCTACATTATGAAAAACCGGTTTCGTCCAATGATACCATTCGATTGGGGGTTATTGGGTATGGCGTTCAGGGCCATTTTGACCTGGCTACAGCCCTTAAAGTGCCGGGTGTTGAATTGGCAGGCATCTGCGATTTATATACGGGCCGACTGGAAAACGCCAAAGAAAAATTTGGCAATGAACTATATACCACCCGTAATTATAAAGAACTCCTGGACCGGAAAGACATCGACGCGGTGATTATTGCTACGCATGATGTCTGGCACGCACGTATTACCCTGGATGCGCTGGCGAAAGGCAAGCACGTGTATTGCGAAAAGCCGATGGTCTATAAAATTAGCCAGGGCTATCCGGTCATAGCTGCCGCCAAACAAGCGGGCAAGGTATTGCAGGTGGGCAGTCAACGGGTTAGTAGCCTCGGTTATGCCAAGGCAAAAGAACTGCTGGCAGCTGGTGAAATTGGTAAACTCAACATGGTGAATGCCGTGTATGACCGGCAAAGCTCGATTGGCGCCTGGGAATACACAATTCCCAAGGATGCGGATGCCATGACCACCGATTGGGAACGGTTTATTGGTGTTACGGCCAAAATGCCGTTCGATGCCAAAAAGTTTTTCTGGTGGCGGGCCTTTAAAGAAGTGGGTACGGGCGTAGCAGGCGACTTATTTATTCACCTGTTGAGCGGCTCTCACTTTATCACCAACTCAAAAGGACCCAAAAGCATTTATAGTACCGGGCAGTTCAGCTATTGGAAAGACGGACGAAATCTACCTGATGTAATGTCGGGCGTGATGCAATATCCCGATAGCCCGGAACACGCTGCGTTTCAGTTAACCTTACAGGTGAATTTTATTAGTGGCACAGGCGGGCAGGAAGTGATCCGCCTGGTTGGTTCGGAAGGAGTCATTGATGTGGTTGGTAACAACATCAGCGTTAAACATAGTCTTATGCCCGAAGCGCCTGGCTTTGGCGGTTATGACTCTTTGTTCACGTTCTCCAAACGTATGCAGGATGACATGCAGAAGGAGTACGACGCCAAATGGACTGCCGACCAGCGAAAAAGACCAACCAAAGAAGATATTGTCTTTAAAGCCCCTGATGGCTACAGCGACCATCTAGACCACTTCACTAATTTCTTTGATGCCATCAGAATGGGTAAACCTGTTGTTGAGGATGCTACGTTCGGCTTCCGGGCAGCCGCGCCAGCCTTATCTTGTAACGCTAGTTTTTTAAGCAAAAAGATCGTGCATTGGGACCCTGTTACTATGAAACTTGTGCAATAG
- a CDS encoding zinc-binding alcohol dehydrogenase family protein has translation MKAVVIHRPGSAEELVLQERPIPIPTDGQVLVKVNAFGLNRSELMTRKGLSPNVQFPRVLGIECVGEVETDPSGQYAKGQPVMALMGGMGRDFDGSYAEYTVLPKHLLHPFQSMLPWEVLGAIPEMFQTVHGSLQLALGIQPGETLLVRGGTSSVGMLAIQIAKNLGLTVLATTRNVQKESALRDNGATHVLIDDGKLSEAVRAIFPEGVDKVLELVGTSTLHDSLSCLKPGGMGCMSGMLSETWAIPNFAPMEFIPSTVKLTVYDSGQISSSTTAFQEFIREVEAGQVKLSVSQVFRLDQIVEAHRFMEQNQGAGKIVVLP, from the coding sequence ATGAAAGCTGTCGTCATCCATCGCCCCGGCTCAGCCGAGGAGCTTGTTCTCCAGGAGCGGCCTATACCTATTCCAACTGATGGGCAGGTGCTGGTAAAAGTGAACGCCTTTGGCCTGAACCGGTCTGAACTGATGACCCGCAAAGGCTTATCGCCCAATGTTCAGTTCCCGCGAGTGCTGGGTATCGAATGCGTTGGTGAGGTGGAAACCGACCCTTCCGGCCAGTATGCCAAAGGCCAGCCGGTAATGGCACTGATGGGCGGTATGGGTCGGGACTTTGACGGCAGCTATGCCGAGTACACGGTTTTGCCCAAACACTTGTTGCACCCGTTTCAGAGCATGCTTCCCTGGGAGGTGCTGGGTGCCATTCCGGAAATGTTTCAGACCGTACACGGCTCGCTACAGCTGGCCCTGGGTATTCAACCCGGCGAAACGCTGCTTGTACGGGGAGGTACGTCGTCGGTAGGCATGCTGGCTATTCAGATCGCTAAAAACCTGGGTCTTACGGTACTGGCTACTACCCGAAATGTGCAGAAAGAATCGGCCTTGCGGGATAATGGAGCCACACACGTATTAATCGATGACGGGAAACTGAGCGAGGCAGTACGGGCTATTTTTCCCGAGGGCGTTGATAAGGTGCTGGAGCTGGTAGGTACATCTACCCTGCACGATTCATTGAGTTGCCTCAAGCCCGGTGGTATGGGCTGCATGAGTGGTATGTTATCCGAAACCTGGGCAATACCGAACTTTGCGCCCATGGAGTTCATTCCGTCTACGGTTAAGCTGACTGTCTACGACTCTGGCCAGATCAGTAGTTCAACAACAGCTTTTCAGGAGTTTATCCGCGAGGTTGAAGCGGGCCAGGTGAAACTATCGGTGAGCCAGGTGTTTCGGTTAGATCAGATCGTGGAGGCCCACCGATTCATGGAGCAAAATCAGGGTGCTGGTAAGATCGTCGTATTGCCCTAA
- a CDS encoding ThuA domain-containing protein, which yields MKSLFALLVLLIGTSTYVQAQSPQKGKANVIRTLIVDGQNNHEQWPKITFMMKRYLEETGKFSVDVKRSYYTWNGDALIEKYKIPGVQTTKALPKARADSSFHPDFSKYDLVICNFGWNAAPWSDETQADFESFIKKGGGLVVVHAADNSFPMWPAYNKMIGLGGWGDRTEKDGPFVYYDNEGKLIRDTQPGRAGSHGAQAEFLITVRDANHPITKGMPLTWMHTKDEMYDRLRGPAENMTVLATAFSSKENKGTDRNEPMLMTINYGKGRIFHTPLGHVDYSVECVGFITCLQRGAQWAATGKVDIPIPADFPTPTATSKRSFVE from the coding sequence ATGAAATCGCTATTCGCTCTTCTCGTACTGCTAATTGGTACCAGCACGTATGTTCAGGCTCAATCACCCCAAAAAGGCAAGGCTAACGTTATACGCACACTTATTGTAGATGGGCAGAATAACCATGAACAATGGCCTAAGATCACCTTTATGATGAAGCGCTACCTCGAAGAAACCGGTAAATTTTCGGTCGACGTAAAGCGATCTTATTATACCTGGAACGGAGATGCCCTGATTGAGAAATATAAAATCCCTGGTGTTCAGACGACCAAAGCTTTACCCAAAGCCAGGGCAGACTCCAGCTTCCACCCCGACTTTTCTAAGTACGACCTTGTCATCTGCAACTTTGGCTGGAATGCTGCTCCCTGGTCCGACGAAACGCAGGCTGATTTTGAAAGCTTCATAAAAAAAGGGGGCGGCCTGGTGGTAGTTCATGCGGCCGATAATTCGTTTCCTATGTGGCCCGCCTACAACAAAATGATCGGTCTCGGCGGGTGGGGGGACCGTACTGAAAAAGATGGTCCTTTTGTGTATTACGACAACGAAGGAAAGCTAATTCGAGATACACAGCCTGGTCGCGCCGGATCGCACGGTGCACAGGCCGAGTTCCTGATTACGGTTCGGGATGCCAACCACCCCATTACGAAAGGCATGCCATTAACCTGGATGCATACCAAAGACGAGATGTATGACCGTCTGCGCGGGCCCGCCGAGAACATGACCGTGCTGGCAACCGCTTTCTCGTCAAAAGAGAACAAAGGCACCGACCGCAACGAACCCATGCTGATGACCATTAACTATGGGAAAGGTCGGATTTTTCACACGCCCCTGGGCCATGTCGATTACTCCGTCGAATGCGTTGGGTTTATCACCTGCCTGCAACGGGGTGCTCAGTGGGCTGCCACCGGCAAAGTCGATATTCCCATTCCTGCCGATTTCCCAACGCCAACTGCCACCAGCAAACGGAGCTTTGTTGAATAA
- a CDS encoding radical SAM protein, whose translation MTNRVLLLTPPFTQLNTPYPATAYLKGYLNTLALSDGEPVVAHQADLGIETILSLFSKQGLTNLFAQASAVANLSQNSQRMLRLRADYVATIEPTIRFLQHRNPTLAHTIADRSYLPESSRFAEVDELDWAFGTMGLHDKARHLATLYLEDIGDLLAEAIDPHFGFSRYAERLGRTATHFDDLQASLTAPDTLVGQTLLHLLDQKMAQYQPTVVCLTVPFPGNLFGALLCGRHLKQHYPAVRVVLGGGYANTELRSLREPRLFDYVDFVSLDDGEAPLRSLLEHLRGKREATNLKRTFMRVDGQVVYQNGAIDRDVAQRDTGTPDYADLPLNNYLSVIEVTNPMHRLWSDGRWNKLTLAHGCYWGKCSFCDISLDYIARYEPLTAGLLCDRIETIMTQTGQNGFHFVDEAAPPALMRDLALEILRRGLTVVWWTNIRFEKAFTADLCQLLKLSGCIAVSGGLEVASDRLLERMKKGVTVAQVARVANHFTTAGIMVHAYLMYGFPTQTDQETIDSLEMVRQLFAIGVVQSGFWHRFAMTAHSPVGLHPAGFDVQRIGPIDGPFADNDLDHADPLGADHERFAEGLRKSLFNYMHGVGLEIPLASWFTFRVPPTTVPPDYIDEAIADTTEDLLRSHALVVWPGHAPTLAIVEPRRGRRSSTQGRSVPQAELTFARRQDDLVLDLPLTMGQWLMQYWPQFSQNAPVPLTLQQLRATFEQAGLGSFLAFQQTEGWADWRAAGLLVV comes from the coding sequence ATGACCAATCGCGTGCTGTTGCTGACGCCCCCGTTTACCCAACTCAACACACCCTATCCCGCTACCGCTTATCTGAAAGGTTACCTGAATACGCTTGCCCTCTCTGATGGTGAGCCGGTGGTGGCGCATCAGGCAGACCTGGGTATTGAAACGATCCTGAGCCTTTTCTCCAAACAAGGACTGACCAATCTGTTTGCACAAGCCTCCGCCGTGGCGAACCTTAGCCAGAACAGCCAGCGGATGCTACGGTTACGGGCCGATTATGTAGCCACAATTGAGCCGACGATCCGGTTTTTGCAACACCGAAACCCCACCCTGGCTCATACCATTGCCGACCGGAGTTACCTGCCCGAATCCTCCCGTTTTGCGGAAGTCGATGAACTGGACTGGGCCTTCGGGACTATGGGACTGCATGACAAAGCACGGCATTTAGCCACCCTCTATCTGGAAGACATTGGTGATTTACTGGCTGAAGCGATTGATCCGCATTTTGGCTTCAGCCGATATGCCGAACGCCTGGGCCGAACTGCTACTCATTTTGATGACCTACAGGCTTCCTTAACGGCCCCCGATACGCTGGTTGGCCAAACGCTATTGCACTTGTTGGATCAGAAAATGGCGCAGTATCAACCAACCGTGGTTTGCCTGACGGTCCCATTTCCAGGAAATCTGTTCGGGGCATTGCTGTGCGGGCGGCATCTGAAACAACACTATCCGGCGGTTCGGGTAGTACTGGGCGGGGGCTATGCCAATACCGAACTCCGCAGCCTGCGGGAACCGCGCCTGTTCGATTATGTGGATTTTGTGAGTCTGGACGATGGGGAAGCACCTCTGCGCTCGTTGCTCGAACACCTGCGCGGTAAGCGAGAGGCTACTAACCTGAAACGGACATTTATGCGGGTGGATGGACAAGTGGTCTATCAAAACGGGGCTATCGACCGGGATGTAGCGCAGCGCGACACCGGCACCCCCGATTATGCCGATTTGCCGCTCAACAACTATCTGTCGGTGATTGAGGTGACTAATCCCATGCACCGGTTGTGGAGTGATGGTCGCTGGAATAAGCTAACCCTGGCCCACGGTTGCTATTGGGGCAAGTGCTCGTTCTGCGACATATCCCTCGACTATATTGCCCGCTATGAACCTCTCACCGCCGGGCTACTTTGCGACCGTATTGAAACCATTATGACCCAAACGGGGCAGAACGGTTTCCACTTTGTGGATGAAGCCGCTCCACCGGCGCTCATGCGGGACCTGGCGCTGGAAATCCTTCGCCGGGGATTAACGGTGGTCTGGTGGACCAACATCCGTTTCGAAAAAGCGTTTACGGCCGATTTGTGCCAACTGCTCAAACTATCGGGTTGTATTGCCGTATCGGGGGGCCTGGAAGTGGCGTCGGATCGGTTGCTTGAGCGGATGAAGAAAGGCGTTACGGTGGCGCAGGTGGCTCGCGTGGCCAATCACTTCACTACCGCTGGCATCATGGTTCATGCGTATTTGATGTATGGTTTCCCGACGCAGACTGATCAGGAAACCATCGACTCGCTGGAAATGGTACGGCAGTTGTTTGCCATCGGAGTGGTTCAATCGGGCTTCTGGCATCGGTTTGCCATGACCGCTCATAGCCCCGTAGGCCTGCATCCGGCCGGGTTCGACGTACAGCGCATTGGGCCTATCGATGGTCCCTTTGCCGATAACGATCTTGACCATGCGGATCCACTGGGGGCCGACCATGAGCGCTTTGCCGAGGGGCTTCGGAAATCGCTGTTCAATTACATGCACGGTGTTGGGCTGGAGATTCCGCTGGCCAGTTGGTTTACCTTCCGGGTACCACCCACCACCGTGCCACCCGATTACATTGACGAGGCCATTGCCGATACCACCGAAGACCTACTACGCAGCCATGCGCTGGTGGTCTGGCCGGGTCACGCGCCCACGCTGGCCATAGTGGAACCGCGTCGGGGACGGCGGTCGTCCACCCAGGGGCGATCGGTACCACAGGCGGAACTGACTTTTGCCCGGCGGCAGGATGATCTGGTGCTAGACTTACCCCTTACAATGGGTCAATGGCTGATGCAATACTGGCCCCAATTTAGCCAAAACGCACCCGTACCACTGACTCTCCAACAGCTAAGGGCTACCTTTGAGCAGGCTGGCCTGGGCAGTTTTCTTGCCTTTCAGCAAACTGAGGGCTGGGCCGACTGGCGAGCAGCAGGGCTGCTGGTGGTCTAA
- a CDS encoding DUF1080 domain-containing protein, whose amino-acid sequence MFAKLVAFGLITYLACSLVQAQPLNTLSAQEKKEGWKLLFDGHDLKGWHRYNGKGVPATWKIEQGVLHLDVPQTATTARDAGDLVTDAIISGDFEFKAEFKIEKYTNSGFFFFVQEEAQNKKIYDTGLEVQVGDDALYQKESAHPHSSGDLFGLADVRMQEPKPLGSWNQLTMSLKKSKLIVTINGFTVQEHDLTSSDWKQRMAASKLKDAPVGKGKLTGRIGLQDWNTNVWFRNIKLRPL is encoded by the coding sequence ATGTTCGCTAAACTTGTGGCCTTTGGTTTGATCACTTATCTAGCTTGTTCACTTGTACAAGCGCAGCCCCTCAATACCTTGTCGGCCCAGGAAAAGAAAGAAGGCTGGAAATTACTCTTTGATGGACATGATCTGAAAGGCTGGCATCGATACAATGGGAAAGGTGTTCCCGCAACCTGGAAAATAGAACAGGGCGTGCTGCATCTGGATGTTCCCCAAACAGCTACAACGGCCCGCGACGCAGGTGATTTAGTGACCGATGCGATAATTTCGGGTGATTTTGAGTTTAAAGCGGAATTCAAAATCGAAAAGTATACCAACAGCGGATTCTTTTTCTTTGTCCAGGAAGAAGCTCAGAACAAAAAAATTTATGATACCGGCCTTGAAGTTCAGGTGGGAGATGATGCGCTCTATCAAAAAGAGTCAGCCCATCCGCACAGCTCCGGCGATCTGTTTGGTCTGGCCGACGTCCGTATGCAGGAGCCCAAACCGCTGGGAAGCTGGAATCAGCTAACAATGAGCCTAAAAAAGAGCAAACTGATTGTTACCATAAACGGCTTCACCGTTCAGGAACACGACCTGACCAGCTCCGACTGGAAACAGCGAATGGCGGCCAGTAAGCTCAAAGATGCCCCCGTTGGGAAAGGAAAGCTCACGGGGCGAATTGGTTTACAGGACTGGAATACCAATGTCTGGTTCCGCAACATCAAACTACGGCCGCTCTAA
- a CDS encoding glycoside hydrolase family 28 protein, which translates to MRIIGVALVCAVALSVQLSAQNVVKTSFPDGSPISSWFTTIRKVSLSQLGKSYVISNFGVTADSTLVQTDAIQKVIDMAARKGGGVVVIPKGTFMSGALFFKPKTHLYLAEGAVLKGSNNIADYPKLPSRMEGQSLDYFAALVNAYQVDGFTISGKGVIDGNGLRFWEAFWARRKENPNCTNLEVSRPRLVFIWKCNNVQVQDIKLHNAGFWTSHYYQCQNLKVLDAHIYSPYKPVKAPSTDAIDLDACSNVLIKGCYMSVNDDAIALKGGKGPWADRVPSNGANTNIIIEDCEFGFCHSALTCGSEAIHNRNIIMRNCHVNEASRVLWLKMRPDTPQLYEYITLENIKGQAHSLLYVKPWTQFFDLQGRPDVPLSYSDHVSLKHIELSCDTFFDVAISEYDRLSNFIFENVAVESKNAAIDKKVVNGFRLKNVKINHTIVE; encoded by the coding sequence ATGAGAATAATAGGTGTTGCATTGGTGTGTGCGGTGGCGCTAAGCGTACAACTTAGTGCGCAAAATGTGGTGAAAACCTCGTTTCCGGATGGAAGCCCGATCAGCAGCTGGTTTACGACGATCCGCAAGGTAAGTCTTTCCCAGCTCGGAAAGTCGTATGTGATTTCCAACTTTGGCGTAACAGCCGACAGTACCCTTGTGCAGACCGACGCTATTCAGAAAGTCATTGATATGGCAGCCCGGAAGGGCGGGGGCGTAGTGGTGATCCCCAAAGGTACGTTTATGAGTGGAGCATTATTTTTCAAGCCCAAAACCCATTTGTACCTGGCAGAAGGGGCTGTCCTTAAAGGCTCCAATAACATTGCTGACTACCCAAAATTGCCATCGCGGATGGAAGGCCAGAGTCTGGATTACTTTGCCGCCCTGGTGAATGCCTATCAGGTCGATGGCTTCACAATTTCAGGAAAAGGGGTGATTGATGGCAATGGGCTGCGTTTTTGGGAAGCTTTTTGGGCCAGACGAAAAGAAAATCCCAACTGTACGAATCTGGAGGTTTCCCGCCCGAGGCTGGTATTTATCTGGAAATGCAACAACGTTCAGGTTCAGGATATTAAGCTGCATAATGCGGGTTTCTGGACCAGTCATTACTATCAGTGCCAGAACCTGAAAGTACTGGATGCGCATATTTATTCGCCTTACAAACCTGTGAAAGCCCCCAGCACGGATGCTATTGATCTGGATGCGTGCTCTAACGTTTTGATTAAAGGGTGTTATATGTCGGTCAATGATGACGCGATTGCCCTTAAAGGTGGTAAAGGCCCCTGGGCCGACCGTGTGCCAAGTAACGGTGCCAACACCAATATCATCATTGAGGATTGTGAATTTGGCTTTTGCCATTCAGCACTTACCTGCGGTAGCGAAGCGATTCACAACCGGAACATTATCATGCGTAACTGTCATGTGAACGAGGCTAGCCGGGTGTTGTGGCTGAAGATGCGGCCAGATACCCCTCAACTTTACGAATACATAACGCTCGAAAATATAAAAGGCCAGGCGCATAGCCTTCTGTATGTGAAACCCTGGACGCAGTTTTTCGATTTACAAGGACGCCCGGATGTACCACTTTCCTACTCCGACCATGTGAGTCTCAAACATATCGAACTTAGTTGCGATACGTTCTTCGACGTGGCTATTTCAGAATACGACAGGCTATCCAATTTTATCTTCGAAAACGTTGCGGTCGAAAGCAAAAACGCGGCTATTGATAAAAAGGTTGTTAACGGATTTAGGCTCAAAAATGTGAAAATCAATCATACGATCGTGGAATAA
- a CDS encoding alpha/beta hydrolase, with amino-acid sequence MKKQVLFIQGGGKDGYEADAKLVASLQNALGMDYEISYPRMQTDEAAPDYGWLKQIGNEIGKLKGDAVLVAHSLGASLLLKYLSEYKASKKVDRVFLLAPPFWTGKEEWVQGLKLQEDFAERLPPTSRFFFYHCRDDEEVPVDQFTTYRQTLPGATFREIERGGHQLGNNLTLVAKDIKAQ; translated from the coding sequence ATGAAAAAACAAGTGCTTTTTATACAGGGTGGAGGTAAAGATGGATATGAGGCAGACGCCAAGTTGGTGGCCTCCCTCCAAAACGCATTGGGGATGGATTATGAGATCAGTTACCCCCGGATGCAGACGGATGAAGCTGCCCCGGATTATGGTTGGCTGAAGCAAATCGGAAATGAAATTGGGAAACTCAAAGGCGATGCTGTTTTGGTTGCCCATTCATTGGGTGCTTCCCTGCTGCTTAAATACCTGTCTGAATATAAGGCGTCGAAAAAGGTAGACCGGGTTTTCCTGCTGGCTCCCCCATTTTGGACGGGTAAAGAGGAATGGGTACAGGGGTTAAAACTGCAGGAAGATTTCGCCGAACGCCTTCCCCCAACCAGTCGATTCTTCTTTTACCATTGCCGGGACGATGAAGAGGTACCGGTTGATCAGTTTACCACTTACCGACAAACGCTTCCAGGGGCAACTTTTCGCGAAATTGAACGGGGTGGACATCAGCTTGGAAATAATCTTACTCTGGTAGCAAAGGATATTAAAGCCCAATAA